The sequence below is a genomic window from Lycium ferocissimum isolate CSIRO_LF1 chromosome 9, AGI_CSIRO_Lferr_CH_V1, whole genome shotgun sequence.
aaaagaaattatgCATTAATTATAGGAGTACTTTACTGGTACGAGgcttttgaagaaaaaacatACGACTTTGACCTCCAGAACAATATCGCATCATACAAATTCCTTCGCGACTTTGCTTATTTTCACGCAAATTCCATTGTTAGGGAAATTTACGTACTAGTACACATCAAATTAAAGTTCACTCAAGAAACTTCCATCaaattaaaatacataaaatcaGGCATCTTGATATTTCTTCACAGACAACTGCTTTATGAATTGCACGGTAACTTCAACGGAGTTAGTGGCAGCAAGGGTGATGAAGGTAGCAGCCTCATTCGACTCGGCGGAGCCGCCTCCCGCCATGTCAGAAAGGGCACGGATTACGATGTAAGGTACGTTCTGCTGGTAACAAATGAGAGCCACAGCTGCACTTTCCATTTCAACAGGGCTGACATCGAACTTGTTGTAGATGAAGCTCCTATATGCTGCATTGTCTAAGTATATGCTTGCACTTGTTCCTCTGTGTACTCTTGTTACCTTTGGTGTATGGCTCAAGCATGTTGTTGCGTTTAAACACTTTTCTAGTTTCAAACCCTAGTTACACAAACATTGTTGAGACAAACATAGTTAATTAACGTAAAAAAATGTCTTCTATTTAACGGCTTAAGCTTTTAGAAAAGATGATCACATACTTTAATATGGTACTAGAGTAGGTAGAAGTCACACATTCAAATCTTGCGGGTGAAAAGCGTGTAGAAacataatataattaagtaataaaaaaaataatagctGTAATTTTACTAACAGCTTAACTTTGTAGATGGGATGGCAAATGTTTTTTTTGTCCAAGAATAAAAGCATTAAGAAATTGTCTCACAAAATAATGgaaattacaaaagaaaagaaaaaaattgatgaagtccagtaacacataaaaataagtaattattAACTAGCTACGTATTATCTTATTGCCGAGTGCCGACACACGAGTTATGTTGAAGATGAATCAAGGTTATCATCACGTCCATTTAAATTGATGTcctactttccaaaaatatgcTGAGCGACAAAGAAAAAAGCTGAGCGACAAAGAAAAAAGACGACACCGATAATTATTTTGCAAGTATTTCTTGAGAAGAGGATTGATGGAGTACTTATTTTAATTTGTAATTAAGactaatctttcttttttttataatttttttatttttttattattacatAGAGGGTAGGGAAAGAGAAAATGAGGAAGGGATTACAACGTGGGGGATTCGAACCCTGACCAACAAGGGCTACTAAGATCCCTAAAATTAATTAAGACTAATCAACCCCACCATGGGCCCTCTCTTTTTCATTAACTACTCTCAAGTAGGGGTGGCAAACGGGTGGGTCGAGTCGGATATGGTGGAAAATGGGTTGACAAAAACAGATACGATTTATCCGACCCGCCCATATTTAACACGGTTAAAAAATGGGTTACCCGTctgataatatggatatccatattatccaaatTATCCAAAGCTACTTTCAAAGATGTTGGCTTCATGTAGccaataaaattaattaatttaccattttgtccACAAATCCAATCCCCACCAACATTTGTGGGAAAAGTAGAACCCTTTTCAATGACACGACctcaaagaaaatctttttgGAAAATATCCATTACCCCCCACCACCTACTCCCCCAACCAAATCCTCCCAAACGATCACCCTCGAACGCCACTTCATCTTCATTTAtcctaaaaaaatatataatatatgacTACTTTGTACTTAAGACTTTTCTACccttttttaacaaaaatggctatttttgtaaattaccatttttataaagtgacttatttttgcaaaaatttatttcttgtgtaaaatgcaaatttgcaaaaataagcaacttttttgtcatttttcaaaaatggctttacaaaagtaatttttgtgccactttaaaaaaatggctactttacaAAATTGACCACTATCTTGGAAATGGCACATTtcaaaatggttattttaatactttcacaaagatgctattttaaaaatggctacttttgcaAAGCTAGTTTTTAAAgtaactactttcacaaaatgactattcatgaaaattgactactttcaaaaagtgactatttttaaaaagtatctactttcacaaagtggctattttctaaaagtgactaattttacaaagtgactattttcttaagtgaatacttttgcaaaacgactatttttgaaaagtagctacttttcgcaagtaatattttgaaaaagtggCTACTTTTGTAATGTCATTACTTTTGCaaagttgctatttttgaaagttactactttcacaaaatgtcTAGTTTTGCAAAGTTGAGAGATAGGAATGGTGGTGGGGAGGTGAGAGGTAAGGGTCGGTGGTGATAGGGGGAGGGGGTGGCTGGGTGGTTATAGGGAGGGAGGGAGGTGTGGGGAGGAGGGTGGTTAAGAACTTGTTTtctgagaaaatattttccaaaacatttttgACTAACCAAACACTGGGAAAATGGAAacatttccttcataccaaacacactctatATGTTGTGGTTTTATCTATTTTACCCATTAAATTACCCATATTTTAAGTGGATAATATGGGTTGACTCATATTGGACCCATATTAAATGGATAGGGTATCCAACCCATTTAAAATGGGTTGAATCGGGCGGATAACCATATTTTTAACCCATTTTGCCACCTCTactctcaagtggagtatttaacaaaaatatataattatcgTTTAACTTTTTCTACCCTACCACGAATTAACAAACTTAATGTGTACCGTGACCCTCTTAAATAATTGTTACAAACCATCCACGCACATCATCAATTAAATATTGTACTACTATTATAAACCCCACTAGAAACCTTTTTTTCGGCCTTTTAATCGGCTTTTTTAAGAGGGTTAAATTTAAAGGAATGTCATGTAGCACAATAGCCCGACCCACCATCAAGCCTGGTTCCGCCCaaccaacattttttttttttttgaattaataaAGGAGATTTTTACTAGGTGCAACACATTTATAGAGTTTAGTAAAGCAAATGGCGCGCGTGCGCACacacacgcatatatatatataaaattctgCATTGATTGATAATTAAATGAAATCCCAGGGGATGTGGGATTTCatattttgttccttttttcaaCGTACACTAATTATTCTCTTTGTATGTTTATTTTAAGAATACTTAATTAATGTAAAGTGGATATATAGATATTGATTTATTTGTAGACTTAGAACTAATAAATATTATACTATGCTTAATATATATTGCTACTACGCCATATACACTTGCAATATACTATTtcaaatatacaatttacatacatacaatagttaatatataattaacaaattTATAAGCTGGTTAAATAATATGTATACGATTCAAActtgaaaataataaagcagTTATGTTtccaatataaaaataaaattaaaaagaaatataatagAAAAGGAAATTAACAAATTGCCCACATTTTTCCACGCCCCAAAAAATGAATGAATTCATGTCCCTATTTTTTAGGCTAGGAAAAGGGTTCCTATTAATTAGGAGACAACAGTTTCTTTCGTTTTTTAAGGacatgaaaaaggaaatttgTTTAGGTTGGAATTTTGAGataatatgaagaagaatgaattttatttatagattgaaaataggactaaagtataatttaaggaacttgataattaaaataaaattggcaacaactagattttaaaatatcaaatttaataaattttagtatagaatttttttttaaataattaaaatccaGCCCGGCCCAATTAGCTCGCTATCTACCCCTACCCGGGTAGGAGGCTACGCCAGACACCCTTTCTCCTCCACAAACTATGGCCCAGCCCGGCCATAGTTACCGTTTGACAAGTAAGCAAATATTGTTGATCATATGAATACTTTAGACAAAACAAAATTGTACTACATTATATAATTTACCTCGAGGTTCTTGGCAATTGCATAGTAATGAGAGTCAACAGGGACCCAAAAGATATGCTGTCTTTCCTCGGGAGTGCCAAAAACAGGAAATACTTCTTCAGGTTGATACCATACATTGTTAAGAAGATTATTATTTGAGTTGCAATTTGTCACATTCactgcgtatttggaaaacttcaAGTATCCAATATCTCGAGTGTAATCTCCATTCACCTCAAGGGGTAGTTCATTCTCAGGGCCATCTCCATATCTCTGCATGCAGAAATTTATTTGATATATAAGTTTGACTTTTATCAAATTAAATTCAGTACGTAATTAAATGGAACAACCAAAGACTTTTTAACTTAAACTAAATTTTCTTCTATTATTGGATGCTGTTTTTCTTTTGCACAATTTCAATATAAGTAAAGTTCAAACTTTTGAAAAGAAGCCGTTGAGAGGTAAATGTACAAAACATAACTTAGAATTCAaaactttcttttcaattttaacaCGCAAAATAAATGTAACACTAATGATTGTATGAGAAAACGCCTTCAGGAGGTACCCGCGCAATCAAATCTGATGCTTGGCCAAACTTTCAAAATACGGTTATTTTAAAACGTGTTTTATATCTGAAGTGTCTCGAAAAGAGTACTTTTAGGAAttagcagtttgtgtttggctaatcaaaAAACACTACTGTTAATATTAGAACAGTACTTTGTGCTTGACCAATATTCCAAAAGTGCTTTGTGgaaaaatatcacttttttaGCTAATGAGAAATATTAGCTTCGATACTgctcaaaaacatatatattttctctattaaaagtttggtcaaacacctcaactttctgaaaatatttaaaaagcaCTTTCGGCTTCCCAAATACTTAACATACAGCATTCACTAATCCATTTGTGAAGGAAGATTTCTACAAGAACGTAACTTCTTCGAGACCAAAACTGTTAGAGCTAGTACAAAATAGAATTTGATTACGCACGTGAACTTTGCTTCTACGTCTTCATATGTTTTAGCTATACGAATATTGACTTTTAATAATCCAAAGTTGCTTGTAATGAGATAAGATTTGTTGACTTTGTCCGATCCAAATAagcttcttctttcttctcttattcttttttcCAAAGTTGGAATTAATAGACTTTTATATTAGATAAGGATAATTAGTATATCAATGTAGGCAGAGACgaatttaggatttcaagaggaTGAGTTCACTGTTTCTTTAAAGAtaagatataaaattttatagtaACGTCAACTTGGCGAGCAAAACGTTAAAAGCTgcttagaaatttaaaaaagaaagacgTAAAAATGCATTTAGTAGGGTTCAATCCCGCGGTAAGGGATTAAACCCAGCACTTAACCAGTGCTCCATTGAATTTTATTTGAGCATCTATTCctttagttaatattagatatattttgaggattatatacataatataccaaGTTTAGTCGGGTGACCATGGATTCACGTGAcccattttttatacataaatttgcCCCTGAATGTGGGGATAACTAAGATATTTAGGCAGCCAGCTAATTAAATTTTGTCCACCTAGTTACAACAGTTTTTAACCATCGATTGCTGGTTACTCACAATATCATCAACGTATAATGTGTACACACTAATGCACacaaattatatattgattatGCATTGCATACTCGCTAAAATTTATAAGAAATAAAGACCAGGCCTGTTTTTTGCTGTGATTTTTACCAGGCTGTTGTGTAGTGTAAAAATCCCTAAATTAAAATGTTGGAAAAGTAGCTACCTGCCCATTCCAAAGAATAAATCgtctttttaaccaaaaaaatttggaattaaTAGACTTTGTATACTCTATTATATAGGGATAATCAATATACAATGTAGGGATACCTAACGTTTCTAGGGAGACGCTAGGTGCAACTATATGTAGCCACCGGTGTATAAAACGGTGTATAAAAAAGTGTGTAACTAGTGTATAATGTATAGACGCTGATTATACACTGCATACTGGCTAAAAAGCATGGAAAATTAGGTACCTGCCAATTCCAAAGAGCAGTATGTGCCCAGTATTGAGGAATTGCAACATCTCCAATATGGAGAGATGGGTTTGCATTTCCTGCAATTCCATAGTGCACCACTCCTTTAACCTTGAACAGAGCTAACAACAGCTGTGTTGTTATTCCTGCATTTAGCTGAAAgtaatgcaaaaaataaaaataaaaatgaggaCATACGTACAACTAATTTcacaataaaaaggaaagataaaAAATACATACCATGGCAAGTCCGGTCATAACCAAAACGACGGGCTGTTTATCAATGTATCCAAACTGAAATCTCCTCCCTTAGGATGATAAATGAAGGAAACGTTCGATAAGCAAGTGATcgaataaaagagaaaaaaaaaaagcatacgCACAGATCATGTTAATAATGAAAGTATAACTTATAGGGAAAACATTAAGTTTATGATTATATTAATTACCTGCATAATCAATGGTAAGGTTACTAGGTTTGTAACTAGGGTGTTTAAGAAGTGGGTTCATCTCAAATAGATTAGGAATGACCAATCCCAAGTAAGGGCCTTTTCTATTAGCCATATCAATCAATTTTCTAGTTTTTCCACTTACAGCACCATTTGCTTCTTCTAGGGAAATTAGCACCATGAAAGGCAAAACCAATGCCAAAAAAAGCTTGGAAACTGCCATGGTACTGTATTTGGTACACAATTTGACAAGTTGATAAGAGGGGACTTTGTGGAGCTAAAGAGAATAGTATTATTAAGTTGAGAAGGGAAAACAAACAGAACCCTCATATTTATAGTTATTAGTTACGTTGCATCTGTTAACTAATAATTATACTACTTTCAACCACTTTTAACCCATACCTATTTTCAACCCAATTTTAAcccttgcttttttttttttaacgcaTGACTCATTTTTAACCCGTGCTCACTTTCAACGCACCGAGCTCCAATAATTTTAACCCGTGTTCACTTTTAACGCACCGGGATCCAATTTTCAATCAATACCAATttttaaccaatacttgttttAATCCATACAAATTTTATCCCTACCTATTTAGAACCATGTCAAGCATCAATATAGCTTGAATGCTCCACAAATCTTCATTGATGAAAAGTGAAAATTATCACAATTGGCCAGTGAAGATgaagttaaaaaataattttacacAACCttcaagaagaaggagaagaatcAAGTCTTCAAACTCAAATTGGATACACCAACTTCACTTTGAGGGGGAATGTTAAAATTTAAGTTTCTTCTACTTTATGATGTAATTGATGGTAGAAAGATTTACTTTCTTTTTAGTCtagaaatattctagaacatTTAGTTTCCTTCTAAGTCTAGTTACTACACTaattatgaaatatttagtttccttTTAGTTTGGTAtctataatgaaaataatatattttattttattttattctctttattTATCTATAAATATATAGAGGCGTAATCTTTTATTTTTCGATACAAGAAACAATATAATAAATTAATGCaatgagttttcattcattctcTCTTCGATTTTCTCTCTAGTTTTTTCCGTTCCATAATAGCATCATCCATCAAAACAGCACCTCTACTCATGGATATTATTTAAGTTTTGTATAGCAACACTAGTTTTATGGCATGATACACGACATCCCCCTTTTGATAGCTTTGACCCTCTTGAACGCTGTTATAGGTGCATCACTGTGAAGAAAATCTAAAAATCAGCTTATAAGAGAGTACTTTTTAACCATTATAATAGCCACATAATGATATACAATACTGTTTTTTATTTGTTCCAACCGTATATTTCTTCTTACTTCTTAATATGTTAATATACCACTAAACATTCAAGTTTTCCTAATAACACTAAATCTTGTACTGCTGCGTATTAGgcttatacataatatattatttccaacaaaaaaaaaaagagcaaaaaaaaccaacaatgacaacacaagaaagtagaaataaaaattatcaGAGTTGAGTATACTATGAGTATATATGTTTGATCTGTTTTATTGTAAGCTATTTCTGAATAATTAATTACTCTATGCACCAAGTAAGTAAAGATTACGAGAATATCTAGGGTATTTTCCTTCTCATTTGTGCAAGAGAACTTAAGATTCTAcaccttttattttcttaaatttagtttaaaaaaaagtgaagaacaaagtcaACTCAATTATACTACAAGAAAACAAGCATTTTGCCGTGGTTCAAGGACAATCCTATAATTAAATTGAGAAATAAGTTTAAGTTGCAGAAGTATGTTTCTTGAGATGTTTTATCAATTTCTTTCCATTTGTATCTGTTGAACCGCtgttaaaatttctttttcgtCCGGTAAACAAAGTGCCACCAATTGTTGCTAACTAGCGGCTACCATATATGTCAACTCACTCTTGCAATTAGACAATAGATAGTGGCGAGTTGGCGACTAGGTTAATCACTTGGAACCGGCTCCCATCCAGTATCTCTTCCTTCCAGTCCCTCCAGTTTTCCTTTTGATTGGTGACACGTGTCACTTATTATAATTAATGGCTCAGATTATTCTCTGATAATAATTCAATACATCGCACTGAACTAAACCCATTTCTCTTCCTTGAGTGCCCTtcatgtttttcttctttctgcACAGTGCTAAGCTGCTATTTAATGCACACTACTTTAATTTCCGTTCTCTTTAACTCCATCTAGAATCAATAACTTATGTTCAATCTTCAAACTACTTTAATGACTTATGAATATTAGGGGCTAATATTAACgaatcaaaaatataaaaatgttgaCAGGAGTTTATTTAGAGCTAGTTCTAAAGATTACACCAAAAAGTTAAATGCAAACTACGAATGATTCATCGTTCTGTCAGCACTAGGTATAATATTGTCAATTTTCTCattggcatttttttttcctccaaattctcaTTGGCATTCATTGGGCCAGACTTGACCTGCTCAGGAAGAGAGGAAATTAGCTGGGTTTGGTTCTCTGTAGAGGTGTGTTTAGAGTcatatttggaagaaggaattTGAGCCATTAATTATAATGAGTGACACATGTCACCAATCAAAAGGGAAACTGGAGGGAAGAAGTACCGGAGGGGAGCCGGTTCCTAATCACTTAGATATTCAAGAGCTTTGCAACGTTTATTGGTACATATT
It includes:
- the LOC132029733 gene encoding bark storage protein A; amino-acid sequence: MAVSKLFLALVLPFMVLISLEEANGAVSGKTRKLIDMANRKGPYLGLVIPNLFEMNPLLKHPSYKPSNLTIDYAGRRFQFGYIDKQPVVLVMTGLAMLNAGITTQLLLALFKVKGVVHYGIAGNANPSLHIGDVAIPQYWAHTALWNWQRYGDGPENELPLEVNGDYTRDIGYLKFSKYAVNVTNCNSNNNLLNNVWYQPEEVFPVFGTPEERQHIFWVPVDSHYYAIAKNLEGLKLEKCLNATTCLSHTPKVTRVHRGTSASIYLDNAAYRSFIYNKFDVSPVEMESAAVALICYQQNVPYIVIRALSDMAGGGSAESNEAATFITLAATNSVEVTVQFIKQLSVKKYQDA